Genomic window (Moraxella haemolytica):
ATTGCTAATTTAAAGGCACATGACAAGGGTCAGCAGTTTGATTTTATCACCACGGTTAGTATCCAAGATGAGCTGGTGTGGGAAGGGGTATCAACCTACCTTTCACGCCAGAAAAAAACTGCCGAAGAGCGAGCTCGTCCAAAGACTGTGGAGACGCCAACCCCTAGACTTGAGCCGGACGATAATCATTGGGCGGAGCTGATTAACATTCCTGAAGACATTGGTCGTAGATACGCTTTTGTGTCTGGGGACTTTAATTTGATTCATTTGCACCCTTTATCTGCTCGTGCCTTTGGCTTTCCCCGTGCCATTGCACATGGTATGTGGTCAAAAGCAGCAAGCATTGCTCAGTTTCACGACTTACCTAAGGCTTATCGTGTTGATGTGTCATTTAAAACCCCAATTTTTTTGCCATCTAAGATAGACTTTGTGGCTCGCACAGAAACAGATGGTCGCAGTTTTGCCTTGTATGCTGCAGGGACTGACAAACCGCATTTATTGGGTCGCATTACTTTTTTATAGTAAGTCTAATGTGTAGACATGAATAAAATGGCATAAAAACAATCAAAAAACTGGATTGATGTTCAGTTTTTTGATAAATGCCCATAGCAAGTTGTCTTGTTAATTTTGGGTGGTTTGACTAATGCAGATTTTGAGATTTGAGATAACAAGAGTGATGTATGGCAGATTGGCAGGTTTTTAATGGGGTGTTGTCAGCCCTGCAATTTGATGAGTCGCCCGCAGGTGGTGTGGTTGTGGTTTATCAAGATGGTCGTGAGATAGTAAATGCTTCTGTGGGTCATGCTTTGCCCCAGATGGCATGGCAAGATACGGTCTTGTCAGTGAACTTCTCCATTGGGAAGGGGGTGTTGGCGACATTAGTGGCGGTATTGGTATCTAAAGGATTGTTGAATTATGATACACTGATTAGCCATTATTGGCAGAACTTTGCCAATAATGGCAAGCAGAGCATTACTTTGCGTCAGATATTAACTCATACATCAGGATTGTTTAATATCACGGCTTTGACGCAGTCGGTTGATGACTTGTTGGATTGGCAGGCGATGGGCAGGTTGATTGAAAATATGCCTATTGATACACCACGAGGACAAGAGTTGCATAACTATGCCAGTGCATACAGTGCCTTGGTGTCTGGGTGGGTGATAGGTCATACCATTGAAAGGGTGCTTGGCATGAAGCTACAAGCAGTGCTTGATGAATATTTGGCTAAGCCACTTGGTGTAGAAGGGCAGTTATACTATGGTGTACCTGATGACAAGGTACACTTAATCGCCAAGCCTGTGCGTTATTTTGATGGTCTACAAGGTGTCAAAAGAAAGCCTGTGCTAAAACCAGATACGCCGATGGTGTTACAAAGTCTAAGCAAGATGCCTGCTGCTGCCATTTGGCGAACGGCATTAAATGGAAATGATATGACGACTGCCAATATCAATAAGCTATATTTTGGCACTTCCAA
Coding sequences:
- a CDS encoding MaoC/PaaZ C-terminal domain-containing protein gives rise to the protein MAEQHFKELPKMHTTYANVIKSLIPIGDNKAKTLPESIYQVDHLAIDEQNLREYRKICGFINDGRVPPTYFAVLSQTLQMNMMAKPDFPFAMLGLVHIENSVTQHRIIYDSETVSLSVRIANLKAHDKGQQFDFITTVSIQDELVWEGVSTYLSRQKKTAEERARPKTVETPTPRLEPDDNHWAELINIPEDIGRRYAFVSGDFNLIHLHPLSARAFGFPRAIAHGMWSKAASIAQFHDLPKAYRVDVSFKTPIFLPSKIDFVARTETDGRSFALYAAGTDKPHLLGRITFL
- a CDS encoding serine hydrolase domain-containing protein, whose translation is MADWQVFNGVLSALQFDESPAGGVVVVYQDGREIVNASVGHALPQMAWQDTVLSVNFSIGKGVLATLVAVLVSKGLLNYDTLISHYWQNFANNGKQSITLRQILTHTSGLFNITALTQSVDDLLDWQAMGRLIENMPIDTPRGQELHNYASAYSALVSGWVIGHTIERVLGMKLQAVLDEYLAKPLGVEGQLYYGVPDDKVHLIAKPVRYFDGLQGVKRKPVLKPDTPMVLQSLSKMPAAAIWRTALNGNDMTTANINKLYFGTSKMNLANYKNALMPNGRDGIEYHHTDVLKAVIPAANGVSTAQALARIYAMHANDGVWQGKTLINSEVLADMRRVQVDGFDAVMPANMRWRTGFHRLFSLQDVSEAYGHMGYNGSVAFCDPKRRLSMAFIHNFDTTMLNDVRQFALSEMAIHLASR